GTCAGGCAAGCAATCCTCGATATCCTGGAGCGTCCACCGCCTATTCGATGCCCTCATTGCGAAAGGCGTATCGCAGCGGGTGAGAAAAATCTGCCAAAGTAGTGTTAGGTTGGGGACTCATTCAAGTCCATGCGATGACGACGGATACAAGGGCCAACGCGGCGAGATAGTTTCGCGCGAGCCTGTCATATCTGGTGGCGATGTATGAGGAGGATCAGAAAACAGTCTGGGGGACTGTTTTCCCGACGATTGGCTAGTTCTTGAGCCTGCCGAACATGCGCTCGATGACATTTCGTCTCCGGTAGGCGTGACGATCCAGCGGGTAGGGCTTGTTGCGTGCTGCATTTGAGGGGATCACGGCTTTGATCCTTCGGTTCCTTAGCCATCCGCGGAACTTGTCGGCATCATAGGCTTTGTCGGCCACGAGCCTCTGGGGGCTCGGCAGGCCCTCCATGATCGGAATAGCTATGGTGATGTCGGCGACATTTCCCGGCGTCGGGGCGAAGGCGACAGGTCGGCCTTGATTATCGGCCAATGCATGGATTTTGCTCGTTCTTCCGCCAAGCGACGTGCCAATCGCTTGAGCCCACGCCCCTCTTTTTCGGTCTGCGCCGAACGGTGCGCCTTAATGTGACTACTATCCAGCGACAGCTCCTCCGGAACCGGCCCGGTCGCCGCCATGCGTTCAAAGATGCCTTGCCAGATGCGCCGCCGCGACCAGCGATGATAACGGTTATAGACCGTGGTGGCTGGACCGTATTCGCTCGGAACGTCCCGTCAACGGCAACCGGTCTTCAGCACGTGTAGAATACCCGAAATCACTCGGCGATCATCCACGCGTGGCTTTCCCGGTTGTCCATGCGGAAGATGCGGTTCGATGGCTTTCCAGGCTGCATCGGAAAGCTAAAACAGGTGATCCTTGGACATGGCGTCTGCTCCTATCCTCATACAGATGAAGAATACCACAATTTATCAAAATCTTGTATGGGTTCTCTGCCTAGCCAAGTGCTACGACCAACCTGTCGTTAATCCTTCACCCTACGACATCTGGCTTGACGAAAGGCTGGCGACGGGCGTTGATCCGACATGGCTACGCGACTTTTCGCTCTATGCCGCAACAACCATCTGTGGCTTGCTTGGAGCAGAGCTTCTCAAGGCAAATCCAGATGCTTCTAAAACTCAGATCGCGCGACACAGGCTTGCGCTGTTGAGTGGTTTCGAGGTTTTGCGGAATGGAGAGGGCGCATTCAGGGAAGCGCTGGCTCGACTCGCCGCCCGTGCCGATGGTCCATTGGACGAGGCGGGTAAGGCCTTCGGCAATTTGTTTGACAGGCTTTCCAGGGATCTTCTGTTTGACGAGGCTTTCGCACCGTTTCGGCAGATCCTTCGCGAATGCATCCTGTCGCATTGGCCCTATGCCGTCGGCGATACATTGCTGGGGGAGCGGGTCAACGAACGCCGCCTGCATTCGGTCGTCACGGCCGCACGTGAGACGGGGGTCTGGGACGCGGTCCTTGATGCAATCCTGACGGATGCGGGCGCGTTCTCACCCGACGATCCACGCGCCCGTAGTCGCAAGACTTTCATCGCAAAGGACTACGCTTCGATACTGACCGAGATCCCAACGTGGGTTGGCCCAGGCGAGATGCTGGCCGCAATGGGAACCACCAAGGCCGCGTTCGCGTCATTGCTGGCTGGCGGTTTGCTTGTGCCACGCACCAGAGCACCGAAAGTCATTGCGCGACGGCGCCCGCTTCCTCGCCCTGGGCGAGGCGGGCCATGTGCCGACACATGTCGTCCTGCATCCCAACACCAGGCGAAAACAGCACCGTATGACCGATGAGGACATCGCAGTTTTCCATCGAAAGTTCCTGACGGTCTCGACGGTCGAAGCGGAATTCGGCCTGCACAGGAACACGATTCTGGCAGTTTTGAGAGCACATAAAGTAGAGCCCTTCAGCTTTGATGGGAAACCTGCCGGCTCGATTTGGTTGAGAGATTCGATAGAGAAGCTCTTCACTCACGATCGCAATTCGTGAGGCTGCTGCCTGCTCGATAGAGCGGTGCATCCATGTCAGAGAAAAATAAAAAATGAAAATCAATCAGTTGAAGTAATTTCTTTCATTACTTCACTTTTCTATTGGCAGGGGGTGTGCATGAAAACGCCAAAATGTGCACTCTTATGACCCATTGACAGTTATTCGGAGTTCTGGCGGTCCCGGAAGGACTTGAACCCTCAACCTGCCGATTAGAAGTCGGCTGCTCTATCCAGTTGAGCTACGGGACCGCGATCCTCGCTTCATGCGTGATCGAGCCGATTTGCGCAAGTCGGTCGTCGATTCGGAAAGGCCACACGAGGACGGATCGACTATTACCCATGGCATGATGATGAAATCAATCGCATATCGGGCGGGATTGGTCCGATAAATGTCTGCGGCTGCCTGGTCTGCCCCGAAATGCTGTGCCGCCGTCAAGCGGCATCGTTCCGAGCGGGGAGTTTCGAATACCGGATCACCGAATCTCGCAATCGCAATGCCAATGGCGATAGCGGGCGACGGCGCAGACTAAGCATATAATAGGGCGAAACTCGGATCTCATGTGGCATCGGCAGGGTTGTCAGTCCCGCGCTGATTGGCGGGTGCAACAGCAATTGTGCGACCTCGTCCGACATTGGTGATACCGCTTCGCTCTGGGCCAGATAGGCGATGGTCAACAACAGCGAAGGACTGCTGACGATATTGCGGGGTTCGGGCAGCCCGACACTGGCAAAGGCAGAGAGCGTGGCCTCGCGGATAGGCGCGCCGCGCTGCTGCATGATCCATTCGTAATCGAGCAATTCGGTCAGTGTGACCGATGCGGCGCGCGAAAGCGGATGGCTGGCACGCGACAGAAAACTGACTTTTTCGTCCCGCATGGGCAGGATGTTGAAATCCCGGCTGTCGAATTCGGGCAGAATCCGGGCCAGCACGAAATCCATGTCACCTGCCGCCAGATGCGTCAGCAAATCGCGCGAGGGCAGGACATCGACGGTGATATCGGCTTCGGGCGCCTGCGCCTTGATCTCGCGGATGGCCGAGACGAGATAGCCCACCGCCGGTCCCGTCACCGCACCTACACGCACAGACCCGGCAGCCCCACCCTGCATTTCCTGCACATCGGTTGCCATGCTGAACATCTCTCGCAGGATCACCCGGGCGCGGCGCAGGACCGTCTGCCCGATCTCGGTCGGCTCCATGCCCTTGGGCTGACGCAGAAACAGCTTTGCATCCACTTGCCGCTCGATCTCCGCCAGCATGCGCGAGGCGGCAGGTTGCGTCATCGCGCAAGTTTCGGCGGCCATCTGAAGCTGCCCGTGCTGCGCGATCTCGTGGATCAACCGCAGCTGCGCAGGTTTGAGCATCAGACGAGAGGGAGGCTTTGGCATATCATTTCCGTTATGCAGATGGCTGAATTTGTCATTTTACCATCATGTCATCGGCTTGTTAAGCGTTTCGCGAATGCCGCCCCGGCGAACGGGTGGCCATTTGGGCGGGGTGAGAGAGCTCTGCCGATCAGAGGGAGGTAAACCATGAAATTCACCACAGCCGCCATTGCGCTTGCGCTCGGCGTTTCAGGACTCGCCTTCGGTGCCATGGCCGAAACCGTGGGTATCTCGATGCCCACGAAATCCTCGGCCCGCTGGATCGACGACGGCAACAACATGGTCAAGCAGTTCGAGGAGGCGGGCTACGACACCGATCTGCAATATGCCGAGGATGATATCCCGAACCAGCTTGCCCAGGTCGAGAACATGATAACCAAGGGCGTTGACGTGCTGGTGATCGCGGCCATCGACGGCACCACGCTGTCGAATGCACTGGCCAATGCCGCCGCCGCCGATATCAAGGTGATCGCCTATGATCGCCTGATCCGCGACACGCCGGATGTCGATTACTATGCCACATTCGACAATTTTCAGGTCGGTGTGCAGCAGGCGAACACGCTGGTTCAGGGTCTGGAAGAGCGCTTCTCCGACGAGAAACCGTGGAATGTCGAGCTGTTCGGCGGCAGCCCCGACGACAACAACGCCTATTTCTTCTATGATGGCGCAATGTCGGTTCTGCAGCCGCTGATCGATGCGGGCGATATCGTGGTCCCGTCGGGACAGATGGGCATGGATACGGTCGGCACGCTGCGTTGGGACGGCGCGGTCGCGCAGTCGCGGATGGATAACCTGCTGTCGGCGAATTACACCGATAAACAGGTGCACGGCGTGTTGTCCCCCTATGACGGCCTGTCGATCGGCATCCTGTCCTCTCTCAAGGGGGTCGGATACGGGTCAGGCGATCTGCCGATGCCGATCGTGTCCGGTCAGGACGCCGAGGTTCAATCGGTCAAGTCGATCATCGCGGGCGAGCAATACGCGACGATCTTCAAGGATACGCGCGAACTTGCCCGTGTGACGGTTGGCATGGTCGATGCGATGCTGAAGGGCGGCGAGCCCGAGATCAACGATACCGAAACCTATGACAACGGCGTCAAGGTCGTGCCGTCCTACCTGTTGGAGCCGCAGCCGGTTGATGCCTCGAACTGGGAAGAGGTGCTGATCGGGTCCGGCTATTACAGCGAAGACGAGATCAAGTAAGCCCGCCTCGATTCCGGGCCGCCCATCTTCGGGCGGCCCTATATCCGCAGCCACCACCGGAGTGCTCCAGCATGACCGCGCTTCTGGAAATGCGCAATATCACCAAGACGTTCCCTGGTGTCAAAGCGCTGGACAATGTCAGCATCAGTGTCCGCGAAGGTGAAATTCACGCCATTTGCGGGGAGAACGGTGCAGGTAAATCCACCTTGATGAAGGTGCTGTCGGGTGTCTATCCCGCCGGCAGCTATGATGGCGAGATCGTCTATGACGGCAAGACCAGCGAATTCGGCGGTATCCGTGACAGCGAAGATCAAGGCATCATCATCATCCACCAGGAACTTGCGCTGGTGCCGCTTTTGTCGATTGCCGAGAATATTTACCTGGGCAATGAACGCGCCAGCAAGGGCGTCGTCAACTGGCGTGAGACGTTCCGGCAAACCGAGGGCCTGCTGGCCAAGGTCGGGCTGCGGGAGGCTCCGGGGATCAAGGTGGACAGCCTTGGTGTCGGCAAGCAGCAACTGGTCGAGATCGCCAAGGCACTTTCGAAGAATGTCCGCCTGCTGATCCTGGACGAGCCCACGGCAGCTTTGTCCGAGGGGGACAGCCAGGCGTTGCTGGATCTGTTGCTGGAACTGAAGCAGCAGGGCGTGACCTCGATCATTATCAGCCACAAGCTGAACGAGGTTCGCCGGGTTGCCGACAGCGTCACGGTGATCCGCGACGGGGCGACCATTTCGACCATCGATGCGCGTGGTGGAGATCTGACAGAAGATCGCATCGTGCGCGACATGGTCGGGCGCGACATGGCCCATCGCTACCCTGATCGCGAGCGGCGTGCGGGCGACATGGTATTCGAGATCAAGGACTGGAATGCCTGGCATCCCGAGCATGCGGACCGGCAGGTGATCCGCGATCTTTCAATGAATGTCCGCGCCGGCGAGGTGGTGGGCATTGCCGGGTTGATGGGCTCGGGGCGCACCGAGCTTGCGATGAGCATTTTCGGCCGCAGCTATGGTCGCAATATCTCGGGGCAGGCATTCATGCGCGGCCAGCCGGTCGATCTTTCCACGGTGGACAGGGCGATTGCGGCGGGGCTCGCCTATGTGACCGAGGACCGCAAGTCCCTTGGCCTGATCCTGGAAGAAACGGTTCGCCGCAACACGGTACTAGCCAATCTGGACGGT
This region of Paracoccus saliphilus genomic DNA includes:
- the mmsA gene encoding multiple monosaccharide ABC transporter ATP-binding protein — encoded protein: MTALLEMRNITKTFPGVKALDNVSISVREGEIHAICGENGAGKSTLMKVLSGVYPAGSYDGEIVYDGKTSEFGGIRDSEDQGIIIIHQELALVPLLSIAENIYLGNERASKGVVNWRETFRQTEGLLAKVGLREAPGIKVDSLGVGKQQLVEIAKALSKNVRLLILDEPTAALSEGDSQALLDLLLELKQQGVTSIIISHKLNEVRRVADSVTVIRDGATISTIDARGGDLTEDRIVRDMVGRDMAHRYPDRERRAGDMVFEIKDWNAWHPEHADRQVIRDLSMNVRAGEVVGIAGLMGSGRTELAMSIFGRSYGRNISGQAFMRGQPVDLSTVDRAIAAGLAYVTEDRKSLGLILEETVRRNTVLANLDGVANRGVVDESRETEVAEKYRKVMNIRTPSVFQKVMNLSGGNQQKVVLAKWLFTEPEVLILDEPTRGIDVGAKYEIYNIINDLSAAGKAVIMISSEMPELLGMCDRIYVMNEGSFVGELQAEDASQESIMSLIVRE
- the chvE gene encoding multiple monosaccharide ABC transporter substrate-binding protein codes for the protein MKFTTAAIALALGVSGLAFGAMAETVGISMPTKSSARWIDDGNNMVKQFEEAGYDTDLQYAEDDIPNQLAQVENMITKGVDVLVIAAIDGTTLSNALANAAAADIKVIAYDRLIRDTPDVDYYATFDNFQVGVQQANTLVQGLEERFSDEKPWNVELFGGSPDDNNAYFFYDGAMSVLQPLIDAGDIVVPSGQMGMDTVGTLRWDGAVAQSRMDNLLSANYTDKQVHGVLSPYDGLSIGILSSLKGVGYGSGDLPMPIVSGQDAEVQSVKSIIAGEQYATIFKDTRELARVTVGMVDAMLKGGEPEINDTETYDNGVKVVPSYLLEPQPVDASNWEEVLIGSGYYSEDEIK
- a CDS encoding LysR family transcriptional regulator; the encoded protein is MPKPPSRLMLKPAQLRLIHEIAQHGQLQMAAETCAMTQPAASRMLAEIERQVDAKLFLRQPKGMEPTEIGQTVLRRARVILREMFSMATDVQEMQGGAAGSVRVGAVTGPAVGYLVSAIREIKAQAPEADITVDVLPSRDLLTHLAAGDMDFVLARILPEFDSRDFNILPMRDEKVSFLSRASHPLSRAASVTLTELLDYEWIMQQRGAPIREATLSAFASVGLPEPRNIVSSPSLLLTIAYLAQSEAVSPMSDEVAQLLLHPPISAGLTTLPMPHEIRVSPYYMLSLRRRPLSPLALRLRDSVIRYSKLPARNDAA